From one Thermatribacter velox genomic stretch:
- a CDS encoding ABC transporter substrate-binding protein yields the protein MRKFGLVFVTCFLFAFLLSALAYAQEPIKIGVVMGLTGPWASIDTPALNGVKLAAEEINKQGGVLGRPIELKVVDTKADEGETVAAVIRLIENEKVSALIGYCDTHWVNIAAPLAREYGVPFITPGATHPRIPERTGAWLACFGDNAQAAAIAEYAVEDLGLKRGAIWVDTAVDFSVAVCAYFADALKNYGGEVVYEDYFETSWTDFSGMVARLKEYQDRGEVDFVYVGAIPSNCGLIAKQIREGGVTIPILGEDGFDTPLLVETGGEYAEGVIFATHMSLEDPDPMIQEFKKNYEAMFGNPPENAFAALGYDAMKVLAKAIEIVGTDDPAKIPEGLAQIKGFKGVSGVISYEEGSQVPNKSVAVIEVQNGKFVTVKQVTPKYLPDPKIAK from the coding sequence ATGAGAAAGTTTGGGTTAGTTTTCGTAACCTGTTTTTTGTTTGCCTTTCTGCTCTCTGCACTCGCCTATGCACAGGAGCCTATAAAAATAGGGGTAGTGATGGGGCTTACTGGTCCTTGGGCTTCCATTGATACACCAGCTCTCAACGGAGTAAAGCTTGCTGCTGAAGAAATAAACAAGCAGGGAGGAGTTTTGGGAAGGCCGATTGAACTCAAAGTGGTGGATACCAAAGCAGATGAGGGAGAAACTGTTGCTGCAGTAATCAGATTAATCGAGAATGAAAAAGTTTCAGCACTCATCGGGTATTGTGACACCCACTGGGTTAATATTGCAGCACCTCTTGCTCGTGAATATGGTGTTCCGTTCATAACTCCTGGTGCAACTCACCCCCGTATTCCTGAACGTACTGGAGCATGGCTGGCCTGTTTTGGAGACAATGCTCAGGCTGCTGCGATAGCAGAGTACGCGGTTGAAGATTTGGGCCTTAAGCGAGGAGCAATTTGGGTGGATACTGCCGTTGATTTTTCAGTAGCCGTTTGTGCTTATTTTGCAGATGCTTTGAAAAACTATGGCGGAGAAGTGGTTTACGAAGATTACTTTGAGACCAGTTGGACCGATTTTTCAGGTATGGTGGCTCGACTGAAAGAATATCAAGATCGAGGAGAAGTTGACTTTGTATACGTAGGAGCCATTCCCTCTAACTGTGGTTTGATAGCTAAGCAGATTCGGGAAGGCGGTGTAACTATACCTATTCTTGGTGAAGATGGTTTTGATACGCCTCTTCTGGTAGAAACTGGTGGCGAATATGCCGAGGGCGTCATTTTCGCTACCCATATGTCTTTAGAGGACCCTGACCCCATGATTCAGGAGTTTAAAAAGAATTATGAAGCAATGTTCGGTAATCCTCCCGAAAACGCCTTTGCAGCGTTGGGTTACGATGCAATGAAAGTTCTTGCTAAAGCCATTGAAATTGTGGGCACTGATGATCCTGCCAAAATTCCAGAAGGCTTAGCTCAAATCAAAGGCTTCAAAGGCGTATCAGGAGTTATTTCCTATGAAGAGGGAAGCCAGGTTCCAAACAAATCGGTAGCAGTGATAGAAGTCCAGAATGGGAAGTTTGTAACCGTGAAGCAGGTAACTCCCAAGTATCTCCCAGATCCCAAAATAGCTAAATAA
- a CDS encoding ABC transporter ATP-binding protein, whose protein sequence is MDQIILKVENLWKHFGGITAVSGYELELPKRAVFGLIGPNGAGKTTIFNLISGVLKPDKGKIFFKGKDITYARPDTIASMGLTRTFQNLRLFPNLTVEENLKVAAHVHTSYSFIHTLLSLPRLYREERKILERVETILELFDMQSQRRETASNLPYGLQRKLDIARALMTDPEVLLLDEPSAGMNTQEAEELALTIKKIKEELDLTMIIVEHRMPFVMGLAETIQVLDYGSVIAVGPPSEIQKDPKVIEAYLGAGDVVA, encoded by the coding sequence ATGGATCAGATAATACTAAAAGTAGAAAACTTATGGAAACATTTTGGAGGAATAACCGCCGTAAGTGGTTATGAGCTCGAATTGCCAAAAAGGGCAGTGTTTGGTCTTATCGGACCCAACGGTGCTGGTAAAACAACCATATTTAATCTTATAAGCGGTGTCTTGAAGCCGGATAAAGGGAAAATCTTCTTTAAGGGGAAGGATATCACCTATGCTCGCCCTGACACCATTGCTTCAATGGGGTTAACCCGCACTTTTCAAAATCTTCGTCTCTTTCCCAATTTAACTGTGGAAGAGAACCTTAAAGTTGCTGCACACGTTCACACCTCATACAGTTTCATCCACACCCTGCTTAGTCTGCCTCGCCTTTATAGGGAAGAGAGAAAAATCCTTGAGCGAGTGGAAACCATATTGGAACTTTTCGACATGCAGTCACAGCGTAGGGAAACCGCTTCCAACCTTCCTTACGGTTTACAAAGAAAACTGGATATTGCTCGAGCACTTATGACCGACCCAGAGGTACTCCTGCTTGATGAACCATCAGCGGGTATGAACACTCAAGAAGCCGAAGAGTTAGCGCTGACTATTAAGAAAATTAAAGAAGAGCTTGACTTAACGATGATCATTGTGGAACATCGCATGCCGTTTGTAATGGGACTGGCTGAAACCATACAGGTCCTGGATTACGGTTCTGTGATTGCGGTGGGTCCGCCTTCTGAGATTCAGAAAGACCCGAAAGTAATCGAAGCTTATCTTGGGGCTGGTGATGTCGTTGCTTGA
- a CDS encoding ABC transporter ATP-binding protein has product MSLLELKNVGVKYGVIPAIQRINLKVEQGQIVSLIGANGAGKTTTLKSVVGVLKPFQGQIFYQGEEITSKPAPWRVRKGICLVPEGRGIFNRLSVKENLLIGAYHRQNEVEIQKDLEMVYNLFPRLKERENQIAGTLSGGEQQMLALGRGLMSRPQLMLLDEPSLGLAPLVVKELYELIQEIRKKGVTILLVEQNAVMAIKVSDYVYVLETGEVKMEGPPEEIESLEDVRRVYLGG; this is encoded by the coding sequence ATGTCGTTGCTTGAACTCAAAAACGTAGGGGTAAAGTACGGAGTCATTCCTGCCATCCAGAGGATAAATTTAAAGGTGGAGCAGGGGCAAATTGTGTCGTTAATTGGAGCAAATGGAGCAGGAAAAACAACGACTTTGAAGAGTGTTGTGGGCGTTTTGAAGCCTTTCCAGGGACAGATTTTCTATCAGGGAGAAGAAATAACCAGTAAACCCGCCCCCTGGAGAGTACGCAAGGGAATATGTTTGGTGCCCGAGGGACGGGGTATTTTTAATCGACTCTCGGTAAAAGAAAATCTACTTATCGGTGCCTACCACCGCCAGAATGAAGTAGAAATTCAGAAAGACCTTGAGATGGTCTATAACCTCTTTCCTCGTCTCAAAGAGCGTGAAAACCAGATTGCTGGAACCCTAAGCGGTGGAGAACAGCAAATGCTTGCCCTGGGCAGGGGGTTGATGTCTCGCCCCCAGTTGATGCTACTTGATGAACCTTCACTGGGCCTTGCTCCACTGGTGGTCAAGGAACTTTATGAGCTTATTCAAGAAATTCGCAAAAAGGGAGTGACTATTCTTCTTGTAGAGCAGAACGCAGTTATGGCTATTAAAGTCTCTGATTATGTTTATGTTCTTGAGACAGGAGAAGTGAAGATGGAAGGGCCTCCGGAAGAAATTGAGTCGCTTGAAGATGTGAGACGAGTTTATCTGGGAGGATAA
- a CDS encoding branched-chain amino acid ABC transporter permease, with protein MFSISYLAQQSMNGVILGCIYALLALGMTVVYGILRLINFAHGALITLGAFFFYFIFFKAGLPFIATIFLLLGFGGVMGIVLDTVAYRKLRGGPEVALLITSLGFYTFIENFMKMLVSPQPYAFKVPQYLVTLHRTSYLTFRTIDIFIIIASILIMLLFHLFVKYSKMGIAMRATSENLEVAEIMGIEINKVISIAFLIGSAIAAFTGFMWGAKYGQISYDMGFLTGVKAFVAVVVGGVGSIPGAMLGGFILGLAEILSIAFLPTTFAEYRDAIVFAILIMVLLVRPSGIMGVKEEVRA; from the coding sequence ATGTTCTCAATTAGTTATTTAGCACAGCAGAGCATGAACGGGGTTATACTGGGATGCATTTACGCATTGCTTGCTCTTGGAATGACTGTGGTGTATGGCATTTTGAGGCTGATAAACTTTGCCCATGGAGCTTTGATTACACTGGGTGCATTTTTTTTCTACTTTATTTTCTTTAAAGCAGGCCTTCCTTTCATTGCCACCATTTTTCTACTTCTGGGTTTCGGAGGAGTAATGGGCATAGTGCTTGATACTGTAGCATACAGAAAACTTCGAGGAGGACCCGAAGTCGCTTTGTTAATTACTTCTCTCGGTTTTTATACCTTTATAGAGAATTTCATGAAAATGTTAGTTTCGCCTCAACCTTATGCATTTAAAGTACCCCAGTACCTGGTAACTCTCCACCGTACTTCTTATCTCACTTTCCGTACCATTGATATTTTTATCATCATTGCTTCAATTCTCATTATGTTGCTTTTCCACCTTTTTGTGAAATACAGCAAAATGGGTATCGCCATGCGAGCAACCAGCGAGAATCTTGAAGTCGCTGAAATAATGGGTATCGAGATTAACAAAGTTATTTCTATTGCGTTTCTCATTGGATCGGCAATAGCCGCTTTTACTGGTTTTATGTGGGGTGCCAAATACGGGCAAATCTCGTACGATATGGGGTTTTTGACTGGAGTCAAAGCTTTCGTAGCAGTCGTAGTTGGTGGGGTAGGCAGCATTCCTGGAGCAATGCTGGGAGGATTCATCCTGGGTCTTGCTGAAATACTTTCCATTGCTTTTCTACCAACCACTTTTGCTGAGTATCGGGATGCCATTGTTTTTGCCATACTTATAATGGTTTTACTGGTACGTCCTTCTGGTATTATGGGAGTGAAAGAAGAGGTAAGAGCATGA
- a CDS encoding branched-chain amino acid ABC transporter permease: MKERKIPTEIWFIVGGLLLFLALFGATRFLNRYILHIVILIGIYSIATVSLNLTNGYTGLFSLGHAAFMAVGAYTSTLLAFPLTLRKAYELPLLPSLLGGPEAAWPFLPALIAGGLMASFCAILIGAPVLRLRGHYLSVASLGFMVIVVTLAKTLRDITRGSMGINAIPSYTNIYWTYFWLLVTIYVVWRIVNSRFGRAMIAIREDEVAAQVLGIYPMKYKLLSFVIGAFFAGVAGGLYAHFTKAIRPFEFSFFLTFQIVVMLIIGGMGTMSGPLVGAASLIALRYALKPVEEHFKLYGFIELVYAILLIVIMLWKPEGIMGKRLKR, from the coding sequence ATGAAAGAGAGAAAGATTCCAACTGAGATCTGGTTTATCGTTGGCGGCTTGTTACTGTTTCTGGCCCTCTTTGGTGCTACCAGGTTTTTAAATCGTTACATCCTGCATATAGTAATCCTGATTGGTATTTACTCCATTGCTACGGTGAGCCTGAATCTTACAAACGGCTACACTGGTCTCTTTTCGCTTGGACATGCAGCTTTTATGGCCGTTGGGGCCTATACATCGACTCTCCTCGCTTTTCCTCTTACTTTGCGCAAGGCTTATGAATTACCTTTATTGCCTTCTTTGCTTGGCGGTCCCGAGGCTGCCTGGCCTTTTCTCCCTGCACTTATCGCTGGCGGGCTTATGGCTTCTTTCTGTGCCATCTTGATAGGTGCTCCTGTTCTACGTTTAAGGGGTCATTACCTCTCGGTGGCTTCTCTTGGATTTATGGTTATCGTGGTCACTCTGGCCAAAACCCTGCGGGATATCACCAGGGGATCCATGGGCATCAATGCCATACCGTCTTATACTAATATTTACTGGACCTATTTCTGGTTGCTTGTAACCATTTATGTGGTGTGGCGTATTGTCAATTCCCGCTTTGGAAGGGCGATGATTGCCATTCGGGAAGACGAGGTAGCTGCCCAGGTCCTTGGTATTTATCCTATGAAATACAAACTCCTTTCCTTTGTAATTGGCGCTTTTTTTGCCGGAGTAGCAGGAGGCCTTTACGCTCACTTCACCAAGGCAATTCGCCCCTTTGAGTTCTCTTTCTTTCTCACCTTTCAAATAGTGGTTATGTTGATTATTGGGGGCATGGGTACTATGAGCGGTCCTCTGGTAGGTGCTGCTTCTCTCATCGCATTGCGCTATGCACTTAAGCCTGTTGAAGAACATTTTAAGCTTTACGGTTTTATTGAGCTGGTTTACGCCATTCTTCTCATAGTGATAATGCTCTGGAAACCTGAAGGGATCATGGGAAAAAGACTGAAAAGATGA
- a CDS encoding creatininase family protein yields the protein MEKKVFHPEMNYSDFKENHFDKVILAVGSAENHGFHLPFGTDTLVAQALAMEVAKRVEGVLVLPPVPYGVSFHYQDFPFTLTLRPETLIEVLKDVLTSTIEQGINRIIIINGHDGNIAPLEVASRTIKVKYPDAVIAVLDAWWVKAGELLPKDTFEVWGGLGHAGEGESSIMLFLYPQFCRMENARGVVPELPEGPDIKWKFNELTPYGATGDPTKATAEKGQKMFEVLVDYVVSFIREMDREGWKYGLKKKI from the coding sequence ATGGAAAAAAAAGTTTTTCATCCTGAAATGAACTACTCGGATTTCAAAGAAAATCACTTTGACAAGGTTATTCTGGCTGTGGGCTCTGCTGAAAACCACGGTTTCCACTTACCTTTCGGGACCGATACTCTGGTAGCACAGGCTTTAGCCATGGAAGTCGCCAAGAGGGTGGAGGGAGTGCTGGTACTCCCACCTGTTCCTTATGGAGTCAGTTTTCACTATCAGGATTTTCCATTTACGCTTACTCTACGCCCGGAAACCCTGATTGAAGTCCTCAAAGACGTTCTTACTTCAACCATTGAGCAGGGTATAAACAGAATCATAATCATTAACGGGCACGACGGAAACATTGCACCCCTTGAAGTTGCATCACGGACTATCAAAGTTAAATACCCTGATGCGGTAATAGCTGTTCTGGATGCCTGGTGGGTAAAAGCCGGTGAACTTCTTCCCAAAGATACTTTTGAAGTCTGGGGTGGTTTGGGACATGCTGGAGAAGGTGAAAGTTCCATCATGCTTTTTCTATACCCCCAATTCTGTCGTATGGAAAATGCAAGGGGTGTGGTACCTGAACTACCCGAAGGACCGGATATCAAGTGGAAATTTAACGAGCTGACCCCTTACGGAGCAACAGGAGACCCTACAAAAGCCACCGCTGAAAAGGGACAGAAAATGTTCGAAGTTCTGGTTGACTATGTGGTCTCCTTTATCAGGGAGATGGACAGGGAAGGCTGGAAATATGGCCTGAAGAAAAAGATATAA
- the asnS gene encoding asparagine--tRNA ligase, with protein MEVPWVSIETLPQYVDKRVEIRGWLANKRSSGKITFLILRDGTGFLQATAFAGEHFDSEEVKSLKRIPLESSLIARGKVKEEKRAIGGYELELEKVEIVSEAEEYPIQKKEHSVEFLMENRHLWLRSRKQNAILRVRNQVIMAIHRFFQERGFTLIDPPILTPAACEGTTTLFALDYFDLGKAYLSQSGQLYMEAACMAFGKVYCLAPTFRAEKSKTRRHLTEFWMVEPEVAFYNWEDNMKLQEEFVSFVVQTVLEKCQRELEVLERDLKPLERVVPPFPRISYDEALNILHKKGFQIEWGDDFGGDEETAISEEFDRPVFIHHYPKKVKAFYMQPDPENPELVLNDDLIAPEGYGEIIGGSERIHDLNLLKERIKEHSLPEEVFSWYLDLRRFGSCPHSGFGLGVERTVAWICGIHHIREAIPFPRQIYRLYP; from the coding sequence GTGGAGGTTCCCTGGGTATCTATCGAAACACTGCCCCAGTATGTGGACAAAAGGGTAGAAATCCGAGGATGGCTTGCTAATAAGCGCTCCAGCGGGAAAATCACCTTCCTGATTTTACGCGATGGTACTGGCTTCCTGCAGGCCACGGCTTTTGCAGGTGAACACTTCGACAGTGAAGAGGTTAAAAGCCTGAAGCGTATACCTCTTGAGTCTTCCCTAATAGCCCGGGGTAAAGTAAAAGAGGAAAAAAGAGCCATCGGGGGCTATGAACTGGAACTTGAAAAAGTAGAAATTGTCTCTGAGGCCGAGGAATACCCTATTCAGAAAAAGGAGCATTCTGTAGAATTTCTCATGGAGAACCGACACCTCTGGTTGCGCTCGCGCAAACAAAACGCCATTCTACGCGTTCGCAACCAGGTCATAATGGCCATTCACCGCTTCTTTCAGGAACGCGGTTTTACCCTCATTGACCCACCCATTCTTACCCCTGCAGCCTGCGAGGGCACTACCACACTTTTTGCCCTGGACTACTTTGACCTGGGGAAAGCTTACCTCTCGCAGAGTGGACAGCTCTATATGGAAGCAGCCTGCATGGCTTTTGGTAAGGTATACTGCCTTGCCCCCACTTTCCGAGCCGAAAAATCCAAAACCCGCAGGCACCTCACGGAATTCTGGATGGTAGAACCGGAAGTGGCTTTTTACAACTGGGAAGACAACATGAAACTGCAAGAGGAATTTGTTTCTTTTGTGGTACAAACGGTGCTTGAGAAATGCCAGCGCGAACTGGAAGTTCTGGAAAGAGACCTCAAACCTCTGGAACGGGTTGTTCCCCCCTTTCCTCGTATTTCCTATGATGAGGCCTTAAACATACTTCACAAAAAGGGATTCCAGATTGAGTGGGGAGATGACTTCGGAGGCGATGAAGAAACAGCTATTTCTGAAGAGTTTGACCGCCCGGTATTTATCCACCACTACCCTAAAAAAGTCAAAGCCTTCTACATGCAGCCTGACCCTGAAAACCCGGAGCTGGTCCTCAATGACGACCTGATTGCACCTGAAGGATATGGTGAAATAATTGGCGGAAGTGAGCGCATTCACGACTTAAACTTGCTCAAAGAGCGCATCAAAGAACACAGTCTCCCCGAGGAAGTATTTAGCTGGTATCTGGATTTGCGGCGGTTTGGGAGTTGTCCCCATTCAGGCTTTGGTTTGGGAGTGGAGCGAACTGTGGCCTGGATATGTGGCATTCACCACATCCGCGAAGCAATTCCTTTTCCCCGCCAGATTTACCGACTTTATCCCTAA
- a CDS encoding cold-shock protein has translation MATGKVKWFNAQKGYGFIESDEGGDVFVHYSAIEGSGFKTLEQDQLVEFEVQQGTKGPQAVKVRKLS, from the coding sequence ATGGCAACAGGTAAGGTCAAATGGTTTAACGCCCAGAAGGGCTATGGGTTCATCGAATCCGACGAAGGCGGAGACGTTTTCGTCCACTATTCTGCTATTGAAGGAAGTGGTTTCAAAACTCTCGAACAAGACCAGCTGGTTGAGTTCGAAGTTCAGCAAGGGACTAAAGGTCCTCAAGCAGTAAAGGTTCGCAAGTTGAGCTAA
- the glgP gene encoding alpha-glucan family phosphorylase translates to MEILNYLKEEEIIAYFSMEIALFKEIPTYSGGLGVLAGDTVRSAADLSLPFVAITLLHRKGYFRQELTPDGNQIEHPVVWDVERLLTPLPQKVRVTIEGREVVIGAWVYVWRSVTGGKVPVIFLDTDLPENVESDRAITHYLYGGDRRYRLKQEIVLGIGGVRMLKALELSVRKYHINEGHAALLALELLRDEVSCQKEEKACLREVRNLCVFTTHTPVEAGHDRFPYDLVREVLGEPLPIDLLKKLGGKDELNMTLLALNLSGYVNGVAKRHSEVSRNMFPGYVIHSITNGVHTFTWTSPAFRELYDRYIPGWAHEPELLARVDVIPDELLWEAHQREKKSLIELVYEKTGILMEKEVFTLGFARRMTAYKRPTFIFADRERLIRIAKRQPFQVIFAGKAHPQDWEGKRLIQEIFKQARELHPHLKIAFLEDYDLEIAKRMVSGVDLWLNTPQKPFEASGTSGMKAAHNGVLHFSVLDGWWIEGCLEGITGWSIGSPPDEKTDDEARREVEDFYGKLEYAILPTFYNHREHWIRLMKNAIGKLAPYFNSHRMMKRYLSEAYFHQPALFTMNNQHV, encoded by the coding sequence ATGGAAATTCTTAATTATTTGAAGGAAGAAGAAATCATTGCTTACTTCTCAATGGAAATAGCTCTTTTTAAGGAAATACCAACTTATAGTGGAGGTCTGGGTGTTCTCGCTGGAGACACCGTGCGTTCTGCTGCTGACCTATCCCTGCCTTTTGTGGCGATTACTCTCCTTCACCGTAAGGGCTATTTTCGTCAGGAACTTACTCCAGACGGTAATCAAATAGAACATCCTGTCGTCTGGGATGTTGAGCGTTTGTTAACCCCTCTCCCACAAAAAGTCAGGGTTACCATTGAAGGGCGAGAAGTTGTGATTGGTGCCTGGGTTTATGTGTGGAGAAGCGTCACTGGTGGTAAGGTACCAGTAATTTTTCTCGATACCGACTTACCAGAAAATGTGGAGAGTGACAGGGCCATAACCCATTATCTTTATGGAGGCGATAGGCGTTATCGACTCAAGCAGGAAATCGTTCTGGGCATTGGTGGCGTGAGAATGCTTAAGGCACTGGAGCTTTCGGTGCGCAAGTACCACATCAACGAAGGCCATGCTGCCTTGCTTGCTCTGGAACTTCTAAGGGACGAAGTGAGCTGCCAGAAAGAAGAAAAGGCATGTTTGCGAGAAGTGAGGAATCTCTGCGTTTTTACCACTCACACTCCCGTTGAAGCTGGACACGACAGATTTCCCTATGACCTGGTTCGAGAAGTCCTTGGCGAACCATTGCCTATTGATTTACTTAAAAAGCTGGGTGGCAAAGACGAGCTTAACATGACTCTTTTGGCTTTGAATCTCAGTGGTTATGTCAATGGTGTGGCCAAAAGGCACAGTGAAGTCTCTCGCAACATGTTCCCTGGTTATGTAATTCACTCCATCACCAACGGTGTGCACACTTTCACCTGGACTTCACCAGCTTTCCGGGAACTCTACGACCGTTACATTCCTGGATGGGCGCACGAACCTGAACTTCTGGCTCGCGTAGACGTGATTCCCGATGAGCTTTTGTGGGAGGCCCACCAGAGAGAAAAGAAGAGCCTTATTGAACTGGTCTATGAGAAAACCGGGATACTCATGGAGAAAGAAGTTTTCACTTTAGGCTTTGCAAGAAGAATGACTGCTTACAAGCGTCCTACCTTCATCTTTGCAGATCGAGAGAGACTCATCAGAATCGCCAAAAGACAGCCTTTTCAGGTGATTTTTGCGGGTAAAGCACATCCCCAGGACTGGGAAGGCAAAAGGCTTATTCAGGAAATCTTTAAACAGGCGAGAGAATTGCACCCTCATCTTAAGATCGCTTTTCTGGAGGATTACGACCTTGAAATTGCCAAAAGAATGGTTTCGGGGGTAGATCTCTGGCTGAATACACCTCAAAAACCATTTGAGGCTTCGGGAACCAGTGGTATGAAAGCAGCTCACAATGGTGTCCTCCATTTCAGCGTTCTGGATGGGTGGTGGATTGAAGGTTGTCTTGAAGGTATCACTGGCTGGTCCATTGGTTCTCCGCCTGACGAAAAGACTGATGATGAGGCTCGAAGGGAAGTTGAGGATTTTTATGGAAAACTTGAATATGCCATCTTACCTACTTTCTACAACCACCGGGAACACTGGATACGATTGATGAAAAACGCTATTGGCAAGTTAGCTCCTTATTTTAACAGCCACCGCATGATGAAGCGTTACCTGAGTGAAGCCTATTTTCACCAGCCGGCTCTTTTTACCATGAACAACCAGCACGTATAA
- the dut gene encoding dUTP diphosphatase: MKKEVVIRFKRLAQDVTLPRFAYPDDACFDIFSPEDVVIPPGSSAVIDLKIASEFPPGYEVVLRPRSGMGIKYGIIIHPGTIDSGYRGSWFVRLFNLGDDPYQIKKGDRIAQGALREVPRVIIVEAQVLSSSLRGTGGLGSTGR; the protein is encoded by the coding sequence ATGAAGAAAGAAGTCGTTATACGCTTCAAAAGACTTGCTCAGGATGTCACATTGCCACGTTTCGCATACCCTGATGATGCTTGTTTTGATATTTTCAGTCCTGAAGACGTGGTTATCCCTCCTGGAAGCAGCGCTGTAATAGACCTCAAAATAGCTTCTGAGTTCCCTCCGGGTTACGAGGTAGTGCTTCGTCCTCGAAGTGGTATGGGCATCAAATATGGTATTATTATCCATCCTGGTACCATTGACTCTGGTTACAGGGGAAGCTGGTTTGTCAGGCTGTTTAATTTAGGAGATGACCCCTATCAGATTAAAAAAGGAGATAGAATAGCTCAGGGTGCGCTGCGTGAGGTGCCACGAGTGATCATAGTTGAAGCTCAGGTTTTGTCTTCTTCTTTGAGGGGAACAGGCGGGCTTGGCTCAACGGGAAGGTGA
- a CDS encoding ribonuclease H-like YkuK family protein, producing MGKILYFNSPTQGRLSFEEVVNSIISFMREDPDVSYRLIIGTDSREHREGSSIQAFVTALIIHRIGFGGRYFWRKTFRRGTRSIREKIYAEAMLSLEVSQQFLQIFNNLFQDELSDYKIEIHVDVGNNGPTRHLIRELVGMIESFGFIARVKPESFGASRVAHRHT from the coding sequence ATGGGAAAAATACTGTATTTTAACAGCCCTACTCAAGGAAGACTATCTTTTGAGGAAGTAGTTAATTCGATTATATCGTTCATGCGGGAAGACCCTGATGTTTCCTATCGCCTTATAATCGGGACTGATTCCCGTGAGCACCGGGAAGGCTCTTCCATTCAGGCTTTCGTAACAGCTTTGATTATCCACAGGATAGGGTTCGGTGGTCGATATTTCTGGAGAAAAACTTTTCGCAGAGGAACTCGAAGCATAAGAGAGAAAATATATGCCGAAGCCATGCTCTCACTGGAAGTTTCACAACAGTTCCTGCAAATTTTTAACAATCTGTTTCAGGATGAACTTTCAGATTACAAGATAGAAATTCATGTGGACGTGGGTAACAATGGTCCCACCCGACACCTTATTCGCGAGCTGGTGGGCATGATCGAAAGTTTTGGCTTCATTGCTCGTGTGAAGCCAGAATCCTTCGGGGCTTCACGTGTTGCACACCGCCATACTTGA
- a CDS encoding TenA family protein, which produces MFFLEQLKKEFAKEWNALKEHSFLKDLAQGTLPQKCFFYYLSQDDYYLEDLLSTVGMLVVKADDKDLKRFAIKLLKETVDGELMMHELLEKESEFSKSPKGKVASWYGDFLMQVAFKKSPFIIIASMLPCFVSYLEISTYYLKKALPGIPGLYRTWLESYAGGPYQELVEELCRWFEKETLEAKDKEKLEAKNVFKRAIELEWLFWEESYNCGKLTFKF; this is translated from the coding sequence ATGTTTTTTCTGGAACAGCTTAAGAAAGAATTCGCCAAAGAATGGAATGCACTTAAAGAACATTCCTTTTTAAAAGACCTTGCCCAGGGAACACTTCCCCAAAAGTGCTTCTTCTACTACCTGAGCCAGGACGATTACTACCTGGAAGACCTTCTTTCTACAGTGGGAATGCTGGTAGTAAAGGCTGACGATAAAGACCTCAAGCGCTTTGCGATAAAACTTCTTAAAGAAACGGTAGACGGCGAGCTAATGATGCACGAGTTGCTGGAAAAAGAAAGCGAATTCAGCAAATCACCGAAAGGGAAAGTGGCTTCATGGTATGGAGATTTCTTGATGCAGGTTGCTTTCAAAAAGAGCCCTTTTATAATCATTGCTTCAATGCTCCCTTGCTTTGTAAGTTACCTTGAAATCAGTACCTATTATCTGAAAAAAGCTTTACCCGGTATACCGGGGCTTTACAGAACCTGGTTGGAAAGCTATGCGGGAGGCCCCTATCAAGAACTGGTCGAAGAGCTGTGCCGCTGGTTTGAAAAGGAAACCCTGGAGGCGAAAGATAAAGAAAAGCTGGAAGCAAAAAACGTTTTTAAACGGGCTATCGAGCTGGAATGGCTTTTTTGGGAAGAAAGTTATAATTGTGGGAAGCTGACGTTTAAATTCTGA